In Aquimarina sp. TRL1, a single window of DNA contains:
- a CDS encoding DUF4255 domain-containing protein, with amino-acid sequence MIFEVLQIIREEVNNFFNATIEEEPVFLDNIAFIDTDVSESSETNNIVLTLLHLEEEATLKNVRNYRIEGTKVAYKNNKVYLNLYILFAANRTGYKESLKSISKIVAFFQSKRVFTQANTSFDRALEGMDKIKNFKFLIELYTPSFEEMNFIWGTLGGKQYPSVIYKVSVLEIERDILQAEGSVITEINGSLNQL; translated from the coding sequence ATGATTTTTGAGGTACTACAAATCATCAGAGAAGAGGTCAATAACTTTTTTAATGCGACGATAGAAGAAGAGCCGGTATTTCTGGATAATATAGCTTTTATAGATACAGATGTTTCCGAATCTTCGGAAACCAATAATATCGTATTAACACTACTGCATTTAGAAGAAGAGGCAACTTTAAAAAACGTTCGAAATTACCGTATAGAAGGAACAAAAGTAGCTTATAAAAATAATAAAGTATACCTGAACTTGTATATCCTCTTTGCGGCAAATCGAACAGGGTATAAAGAGTCCTTAAAAAGCATTTCAAAAATTGTAGCATTTTTCCAGTCCAAACGGGTATTTACACAGGCGAACACAAGCTTTGACAGAGCACTGGAAGGAATGGATAAAATTAAAAATTTCAAATTTTTAATCGAACTATATACCCCCTCATTCGAAGAGATGAATTTCATCTGGGGTACGTTGGGAGGAAAACAATATCCATCTGTTATTTATAAAGTAAGCGTATTAGAGATAGAACGGGATATACTACAAGCAGAAGGAAGTGTCATCACAGAAATCAATGGGAGTTTAAATCAATTATAA
- a CDS encoding toxin-antitoxin system YwqK family antitoxin yields MKKLIKSVIILMHLFLVIQANAQEVQKNSSQSTRTHISLNNEEQKRVLKKFYYKNGTLKEEREVLHGKLDGSWKFYYSSGKLKKEGRFKNNKANGIWKRYKEDGSLAYIERYINGVEEGEWKAFYPNGTLRVIGSFSQGKRQGEWAVYTKEGYLDRKITFKDDRIKNEIRIARQQKTTSSSSYNMISTLD; encoded by the coding sequence ATGAAAAAGCTCATCAAAAGCGTTATTATCCTTATGCATTTATTTCTTGTCATTCAAGCTAATGCGCAAGAAGTACAGAAAAACAGTTCGCAAAGTACTAGAACACATATTTCCCTCAATAATGAGGAGCAAAAGCGGGTTCTCAAAAAATTCTATTATAAAAACGGTACCCTAAAAGAAGAAAGAGAAGTTCTTCATGGAAAATTAGATGGTTCCTGGAAGTTCTACTATAGTTCCGGGAAGCTAAAGAAGGAAGGGAGATTTAAAAACAATAAAGCAAATGGCATCTGGAAACGCTATAAAGAAGATGGTTCACTCGCCTATATCGAACGATATATAAACGGAGTGGAAGAAGGTGAATGGAAAGCTTTTTATCCAAATGGAACGTTGCGGGTTATCGGTTCTTTTTCTCAAGGAAAACGGCAGGGAGAATGGGCTGTTTATACGAAAGAAGGGTATCTGGACAGGAAAATAACGTTTAAAGACGACCGGATCAAAAATGAAATTCGCATTGCCCGTCAGCAAAAAACAACTTCCAGCAGTAGTTATAATATGATCAGTACACTTGATTAA
- a CDS encoding T6SS immunity protein Tdi1 domain-containing protein, with amino-acid sequence MQLTELAPFLQEYTATHTQKASPEILKKYEQKVPAALLALWEHYGFGKYNHGILEIVNPDDFNDTLWTWLGKEVATYTPIAINGFGDLFYYRQLGNEEEDVCMITPHYRDITNCCWSLTGFFNHIVCDKEFIDSVLRKELFTAAIKRYGELSGNESFHFVPALAIGGTESLDTLQKGNTQIHLDILFQIGS; translated from the coding sequence ATGCAACTTACAGAACTCGCTCCTTTTCTACAGGAGTATACCGCTACACATACTCAAAAAGCCAGTCCGGAAATTCTAAAAAAATACGAGCAAAAAGTCCCGGCTGCTCTACTCGCATTATGGGAACACTACGGATTTGGAAAATACAATCACGGAATTCTGGAGATTGTCAATCCCGATGACTTTAATGATACACTATGGACCTGGTTAGGAAAAGAAGTCGCTACTTATACGCCTATTGCCATCAATGGTTTTGGCGATTTATTCTATTACCGACAACTAGGGAATGAGGAAGAAGATGTCTGCATGATTACTCCTCACTATCGCGACATTACCAATTGTTGCTGGAGCTTGACAGGCTTCTTTAATCATATCGTCTGTGATAAAGAGTTTATCGATTCAGTACTTCGGAAAGAGTTGTTTACTGCTGCAATAAAACGGTATGGAGAACTCTCCGGCAATGAGAGTTTTCATTTCGTTCCTGCACTCGCTATTGGAGGTACCGAAAGTCTTGATACCCTCCAAAAAGGAAATACACAAATACACTTAGATATTCTTTTTCAAATAGGAAGTTAA